The proteins below come from a single Beutenbergia cavernae DSM 12333 genomic window:
- a CDS encoding ABC transporter permease, giving the protein MIATSTRVLRQLRHDPRTIGMVLVVPCLLMTLLWWMFQDSPGGEQIFTAAAPALLAMFPLLIMFLITSVATLRERTTGTLERLLTLPLSRGGLIGGYALAFGLVAVVQAAAVSALLIGALDFDPAGPFFLLLGVAALDAVLGVALGLFVSAFARTEFQAVQFMPAILVPQLLLCGLFVPRGDLPPVLEVISNALPLSYAVDAITEVSTQAEPDILAQVGILAAFTVGVLVLGSLTLRRRSD; this is encoded by the coding sequence ATGATCGCGACATCTACCAGGGTGCTGCGTCAGCTGCGGCACGACCCCCGCACGATCGGCATGGTGCTCGTCGTCCCGTGCCTGCTCATGACGCTGCTCTGGTGGATGTTCCAGGACTCCCCCGGCGGTGAGCAGATCTTCACGGCGGCCGCCCCGGCGCTGCTCGCGATGTTCCCGCTGCTCATCATGTTCCTCATCACCTCGGTCGCGACGCTCCGGGAGCGGACGACCGGCACGCTCGAGCGCCTCCTCACGCTCCCCCTCTCGCGGGGCGGCCTCATCGGCGGGTACGCGCTGGCGTTCGGGCTCGTCGCGGTGGTGCAGGCGGCAGCCGTGTCGGCGCTGCTCATCGGCGCCCTCGACTTCGACCCGGCCGGGCCGTTCTTCCTGCTTCTCGGCGTGGCGGCCCTCGACGCTGTGCTGGGGGTCGCGCTCGGCCTGTTCGTCAGCGCGTTCGCGCGCACCGAGTTCCAGGCCGTGCAGTTCATGCCGGCGATCCTCGTGCCGCAGCTGCTGCTGTGCGGGCTCTTCGTGCCGCGCGGCGACCTGCCCCCCGTCCTCGAGGTCATCTCGAACGCGCTCCCGCTGTCCTACGCCGTCGACGCGATCACCGAGGTGTCCACGCAGGCGGAGCCGGACATCCTGGCGCAGGTCGGGATCCTCGCGGCGTTCACCGTCGGGGTGCTCGTGCTCGGGTCGCTCACGCTCCGGCGGCGCTCCGACTGA
- a CDS encoding TrmH family RNA methyltransferase translates to MERDDESGHERPQDQEREVGVGPWPGGRGTWPDDPRYDPELLAHGDRRNVVDAYRYWRLQAIVADLDTRRHPFHVAIENLRHDLNIGSIVRSANAFGAARVHVVGRRRWNRRGAMVTDRYQHVDHHADAGALAVWAELAGLPIVAIDNVPGSTPLERGGLPRACVLLFGQEGAGLTADALEAAAEVRHITQFGSTRSVNAGAAAAVAMHAWVQEHADPSAWA, encoded by the coding sequence ATGGAGCGTGACGACGAGTCGGGGCACGAGCGGCCGCAGGACCAGGAGCGCGAGGTCGGCGTCGGGCCGTGGCCGGGCGGGCGCGGCACCTGGCCCGACGATCCCCGGTACGACCCGGAGCTGCTCGCGCACGGCGACCGGCGCAACGTCGTCGACGCCTACCGGTACTGGCGCCTGCAGGCGATCGTCGCCGACCTCGACACCCGCCGGCACCCGTTCCACGTCGCGATCGAGAACCTGCGGCACGACCTCAACATCGGCTCCATCGTGCGCAGCGCCAACGCGTTCGGCGCCGCGCGGGTGCACGTGGTGGGCCGACGGCGGTGGAACCGTCGCGGCGCGATGGTCACCGACCGGTACCAGCACGTCGACCACCACGCCGACGCCGGCGCGCTCGCCGTCTGGGCCGAGCTGGCTGGCCTGCCGATCGTCGCGATCGACAACGTCCCCGGCTCGACGCCGCTCGAACGGGGCGGCCTGCCCCGGGCCTGCGTCCTGCTCTTCGGTCAGGAGGGTGCCGGCCTGACCGCCGACGCCCTCGAGGCGGCCGCCGAGGTGCGGCACATCACCCAGTTCGGCTCGACGCGCTCGGTGAACGCCGGCGCCGCAGCCGCCGTCGCGATGCACGCCTGGGTCCAGGAGCACGCGGACCCGAGCGCCTGGGCCTGA
- a CDS encoding STAS domain-containing protein yields the protein MDTTPPGPVSGSQPGSVRVRTTDDRTRIVLAGEIDVSLAGDLADAVGRAELAGNPTEIDAAQVAFMDSSGIALLARVATRTPGRLAIISPPDVVRFLLEVTRIGDMVDVLDIDPGFPDSDGDAGPSVA from the coding sequence GTGGACACCACACCCCCGGGACCCGTGTCGGGGTCGCAACCCGGATCGGTGCGCGTGCGCACGACCGACGACCGCACCCGCATCGTGCTCGCCGGCGAGATCGACGTCAGTCTCGCGGGCGACCTCGCGGACGCCGTCGGGCGCGCGGAGCTCGCGGGCAACCCGACCGAGATCGACGCCGCCCAGGTCGCCTTCATGGACTCCTCGGGGATCGCGCTCCTCGCGCGCGTCGCGACGCGGACCCCTGGTCGCCTGGCGATCATCTCGCCGCCCGACGTCGTGCGGTTCCTGCTGGAGGTCACACGGATCGGCGACATGGTCGACGTGCTCGACATCGACCCGGGCTTCCCCGACTCCGACGGCGACGCCGGACCGTCCGTCGCCTGA
- the fbaA gene encoding class II fructose-bisphosphate aldolase, which yields MAIATPEVYAEMIDRAKAGVFAYPAVNVTSSQTVTAALQGFAEAESDGIIQVSVGGGEYASGSTIKDRVAGSLALAAYAREVAKSYPVTIALHTDHCTKQNLDSWVRPLLAIEADEVKAGKNPTFQSHMFDGSNIPLEENLVIAAELLELSAAARTILEIEVGVVGGEEDGHTAEINDKLYTTVDDGLATVRALGAGEKGRYLTALTFGNVHGVYKPGAVKLRPEILKEIQDAVGAETGTAKPFDLVFHGGSGSTAEEIAEAVDNGVIKMNIDTDTQYAFTRPVVGHMFTSYDGVLKIDGEVGNKKAYDPRAWGKLAEAGMAARIVEACEQLRSAGQKIR from the coding sequence ATGGCCATCGCCACCCCCGAGGTCTACGCCGAGATGATCGACCGCGCGAAGGCGGGCGTCTTCGCCTATCCCGCGGTCAACGTCACGTCGTCGCAGACCGTGACGGCGGCGCTCCAGGGTTTCGCCGAGGCCGAGAGCGACGGCATCATCCAGGTCTCGGTCGGCGGCGGGGAGTACGCCTCGGGCTCGACGATCAAGGACCGGGTCGCCGGTTCGCTGGCGCTCGCCGCCTACGCGCGCGAGGTCGCGAAGAGCTACCCCGTGACCATCGCCCTGCACACCGACCACTGCACGAAGCAGAACCTCGACTCCTGGGTGCGTCCCCTGCTGGCGATCGAGGCCGACGAGGTCAAGGCCGGCAAGAACCCCACCTTCCAGTCGCACATGTTCGACGGCTCGAACATCCCGCTGGAAGAGAACCTGGTCATCGCCGCCGAGCTCCTCGAGCTCTCCGCCGCGGCCCGCACGATCCTCGAGATCGAGGTCGGCGTCGTCGGTGGCGAGGAGGACGGCCACACCGCCGAGATCAACGACAAGCTCTACACCACCGTGGACGACGGGCTCGCGACCGTCCGCGCCCTCGGCGCCGGTGAGAAGGGGCGCTACCTCACGGCGCTCACGTTCGGGAACGTCCACGGCGTCTACAAGCCGGGAGCAGTCAAGCTCCGCCCGGAGATCCTCAAGGAGATCCAGGACGCCGTCGGCGCGGAGACCGGCACGGCCAAGCCGTTCGACCTCGTGTTCCACGGCGGCTCGGGCTCCACCGCCGAGGAGATCGCGGAGGCCGTCGACAACGGCGTCATCAAGATGAACATCGACACGGACACGCAGTACGCGTTCACGCGGCCCGTCGTCGGCCACATGTTCACCAGCTACGACGGCGTCCTCAAGATCGACGGCGAGGTCGGCAACAAGAAGGCGTACGACCCCCGCGCCTGGGGCAAGCTCGCCGAGGCCGGGATGGCCGCTCGGATCGTCGAGGCGTGCGAGCAGCTGCGCAGCGCGGGTCAGAAGATCCGCTGA
- a CDS encoding DUF3151 domain-containing protein, with translation MSESLGERLSVGPEQTLLPADHPDMSVRAELGDGAADPRVVRELAARFPASSLAWALLARAELAGLDDDAAPGDAVAAYAYARVGYHRGLDALRKAGWRGRGPVPVSHVPNQGFLLALLALGDAAAAIGETEEAERIVEFLADSDPTAADMLR, from the coding sequence ATGAGCGAGTCGCTGGGTGAACGGTTGTCGGTGGGTCCGGAGCAGACGCTGCTCCCGGCGGACCACCCGGACATGAGCGTGCGTGCCGAGCTGGGCGACGGCGCGGCAGACCCGCGGGTGGTCCGCGAGCTCGCGGCCCGCTTCCCGGCGTCGAGCCTCGCGTGGGCGCTGCTCGCCCGGGCGGAGCTCGCCGGTCTCGACGACGACGCCGCGCCGGGTGACGCCGTCGCCGCCTACGCGTACGCCCGGGTCGGGTACCACCGCGGCCTCGACGCGCTGCGCAAGGCCGGATGGCGCGGGCGCGGCCCCGTCCCGGTCTCTCACGTGCCGAACCAGGGCTTCCTGCTCGCGCTGCTGGCCCTCGGCGACGCCGCCGCGGCCATCGGCGAGACGGAGGAGGCGGAGCGGATCGTGGAGTTCCTCGCCGACTCCGACCCGACCGCCGCCGACATGCTCCGGTAG
- a CDS encoding STAS domain-containing protein, whose amino-acid sequence MIEISTSATSTTVTIEGDLDLSTRPQFHAATAKLGAVRRPLLVIDASRITFLDSTGAAFLISLADATRKRGGAAVLRGADERVLFVLETCGALDFFRLDPEPGLQEGDGGTRLRG is encoded by the coding sequence ATGATCGAGATCTCCACGTCCGCGACGTCGACAACTGTGACGATCGAAGGCGATCTCGACCTCTCCACGCGCCCACAGTTCCATGCGGCGACGGCGAAGCTCGGCGCCGTCCGCCGTCCGCTGCTCGTCATCGACGCGAGCCGGATCACGTTCCTCGACTCCACCGGCGCCGCGTTCCTCATCTCGCTCGCTGACGCCACGCGCAAGCGCGGAGGCGCAGCGGTCCTGCGCGGGGCCGACGAACGGGTCCTGTTCGTGCTCGAGACCTGCGGCGCGCTGGACTTCTTCCGCCTCGACCCCGAACCGGGCCTGCAGGAGGGCGACGGCGGGACGCGGCTTCGCGGCTGA
- a CDS encoding thermonuclease family protein yields the protein MSFLAGLSAAQKFLAVLASGAVVAAVAVVATASSAPDAATAVVTRIVDGDTVDVAVDGEERRVRLLNVDTPESVDPNTPPECLGAEATTYLADLLPIGAEVTLEYDRERQDSYGRDLAGVFLDGTLVNAEIARAGFGAAVLYEPNDRFYDDVLAAQEEAAAAQVGLFDPAIECTVPAQMAAFTSAAESVPATPAGTDVAALEQHGAALAAALAIGVGLGEVLDGDRSGFPLLPFSGRLDAMREEVSSQVDQLDADAVANDAAITAERDRLEAERVAAEEAARQAAEEEAARQAAEEQAHRDAAADAEREAESGSGGSAPAPAPAPAPAPAPDPAPAPDPGSGGGYDGYTGCRAYGGGYVPNAVDEQGRPYTKIDCDTRQPIG from the coding sequence TTGTCCTTCCTCGCCGGGCTGAGTGCTGCCCAGAAGTTCCTTGCTGTCCTCGCGAGTGGCGCGGTCGTGGCGGCTGTGGCCGTCGTCGCGACGGCCTCGTCCGCTCCGGATGCGGCGACCGCCGTTGTCACCCGAATCGTCGACGGCGACACGGTCGACGTCGCCGTGGACGGCGAGGAGCGCCGTGTCCGGCTGCTCAACGTGGACACGCCGGAGAGCGTGGACCCGAACACCCCACCCGAGTGCCTAGGAGCGGAGGCGACGACGTACCTCGCCGACCTGCTGCCGATCGGCGCCGAGGTGACGCTCGAGTACGACCGTGAACGACAGGACTCCTACGGCCGGGATCTCGCCGGGGTGTTCCTGGACGGGACGCTGGTCAATGCAGAGATCGCTCGCGCAGGATTCGGTGCAGCCGTGCTGTACGAGCCGAACGACCGCTTCTACGACGACGTCCTCGCTGCGCAGGAAGAGGCGGCGGCCGCGCAGGTCGGGCTGTTCGACCCCGCGATCGAGTGCACCGTTCCGGCGCAGATGGCGGCGTTCACCTCGGCCGCCGAGTCGGTGCCGGCCACCCCGGCGGGGACCGACGTCGCGGCCCTCGAGCAACACGGTGCCGCGCTCGCGGCGGCTCTCGCGATCGGCGTCGGCCTGGGCGAGGTTCTCGACGGCGACCGCAGCGGCTTCCCGCTCCTGCCGTTTTCGGGTCGCCTCGACGCCATGCGCGAGGAGGTGTCCAGCCAGGTCGACCAGCTCGACGCCGATGCCGTGGCGAACGACGCTGCGATCACCGCGGAGCGGGACCGACTCGAGGCGGAGCGCGTCGCCGCGGAGGAGGCAGCGCGTCAGGCGGCGGAGGAAGAGGCGGCCCGCCAGGCTGCCGAAGAGCAGGCCCATCGCGACGCGGCCGCCGATGCGGAGCGTGAGGCGGAGAGCGGTTCCGGCGGCTCCGCACCCGCTCCGGCGCCCGCACCCGCCCCGGCGCCCGCACCAGACCCCGCGCCCGCGCCAGACCCGGGGTCAGGCGGCGGCTACGACGGATACACGGGTTGCCGCGCCTACGGCGGAGGCTACGTCCCGAACGCCGTCGACGAGCAGGGTCGCCCGTACACGAAGATCGACTGCGACACGCGTCAGCCGATCGGCTGA
- a CDS encoding TetR/AcrR family transcriptional regulator produces MSSSARPEPADAPAKRTGRRPGTPDTRGEILDAARQLLAERSPSGVTVRAVAARAGVDPALVHHYFGTKRSLFTAALELPFDPRMIVRSILDGPVAERGERMTRTFFGVWEDPSGREPFLALLRSALSAGSGAGLLAGFIQQVMLPLAEHEAGLDGRRVELAVSHLVGIAVLRYLIAVEPLASTPVEELVAAVAPSVQRYLAP; encoded by the coding sequence ATGTCGAGCAGCGCCCGCCCCGAGCCGGCGGACGCCCCGGCGAAGCGCACGGGACGCCGGCCGGGCACCCCGGACACGCGCGGCGAGATTCTCGACGCCGCACGTCAGCTTCTCGCGGAACGCTCGCCCTCCGGCGTGACCGTCCGGGCCGTAGCAGCTCGGGCCGGCGTCGACCCGGCCCTCGTGCACCACTACTTCGGCACGAAGCGTTCGCTGTTCACGGCCGCGCTCGAGCTGCCCTTCGACCCTCGGATGATCGTCCGCTCGATTCTCGACGGACCGGTCGCGGAGCGCGGCGAGCGCATGACCCGCACGTTCTTCGGCGTGTGGGAGGACCCGTCGGGGCGCGAGCCGTTCCTGGCCCTCCTGCGCTCCGCGCTGAGCGCAGGGTCTGGCGCGGGACTGCTCGCCGGGTTCATCCAGCAGGTGATGCTGCCGCTGGCGGAGCACGAGGCGGGACTCGACGGGCGGCGTGTCGAGCTCGCCGTCTCCCACCTCGTCGGGATCGCCGTCCTGCGCTACCTGATCGCCGTGGAGCCGCTCGCCTCGACACCGGTCGAGGAGCTCGTCGCCGCCGTCGCGCCTTCCGTGCAGCGCTACCTCGCACCCTGA
- a CDS encoding adenylosuccinate synthase — MPAVVVVGAQWGDEGKGKATDQLGSRVDYVVKFNGGNNAGHTVVIGDEKYALHLLPSGILTPDVTPVIGNGVVVDLEVLFEELRDLNTRGVDTSRLQISAGAHLIPPYNRTLDKVTERFLGKRQIGTTGRGIGPTYADKMSRVGIRVQDLFDEKILREKVEGALTLKNQILVKVYNRRAVTIDETVDALLEYADRVRPMVVDTSLVLNQALDRGETVLFEAGQATMLDVDHGTYPFVTSSSATAAGACTGSGIGPTRIDRVIGVIKAYTTRVGEGPFPTELDGDDGEYLRKTGGEYGVTTGRARRTGWYDAVIARYASRVNGLTDFVLTKLDVLTGLEKVPVAVAYDVDGERFDEMPPDQSAFHHATPIYEYLDGWWEDITHARTFDDLPVNAQRYVEHLESVSGTRISAIGVGPDREATIPRYDLLSG, encoded by the coding sequence ATGCCAGCAGTCGTCGTCGTCGGCGCCCAGTGGGGCGACGAGGGGAAGGGCAAGGCGACCGACCAGCTCGGCTCGCGGGTCGACTACGTCGTGAAGTTCAACGGCGGGAACAACGCCGGCCACACCGTCGTGATCGGCGACGAGAAGTACGCGCTCCACCTCCTGCCCTCGGGGATCCTCACGCCGGACGTGACGCCGGTGATCGGCAACGGCGTCGTCGTCGACCTCGAGGTGCTCTTCGAGGAGCTGCGCGACCTGAACACGCGCGGCGTGGACACGTCGCGGCTGCAGATCTCCGCGGGAGCGCACCTCATCCCGCCGTACAACCGCACGCTCGACAAGGTGACAGAACGCTTCCTCGGCAAGCGTCAGATCGGCACCACGGGGCGCGGGATCGGGCCGACGTACGCCGACAAGATGAGCCGCGTCGGGATCCGGGTGCAGGACCTCTTCGACGAGAAGATCCTCCGCGAGAAGGTCGAAGGCGCCCTCACGCTGAAGAACCAGATCCTCGTCAAGGTCTACAACCGCCGCGCCGTCACGATCGACGAGACGGTGGACGCGCTGCTCGAGTACGCCGATCGGGTCCGGCCGATGGTCGTGGACACGTCGCTGGTGCTCAACCAGGCGCTCGACCGGGGCGAGACGGTGCTGTTCGAGGCCGGCCAGGCGACCATGCTCGACGTCGACCACGGCACGTACCCGTTCGTGACGTCGTCGTCGGCCACGGCCGCCGGCGCGTGCACGGGGTCCGGGATCGGACCGACGCGCATCGACCGGGTGATCGGCGTCATCAAGGCGTACACGACCCGGGTGGGGGAAGGGCCGTTCCCGACCGAGCTCGACGGCGACGACGGCGAGTACCTGCGCAAGACCGGCGGCGAGTACGGCGTCACCACGGGACGTGCCCGCCGCACCGGGTGGTACGACGCGGTGATCGCGCGCTACGCGTCGCGCGTCAACGGGCTGACGGACTTCGTCCTCACGAAGCTCGACGTGCTGACGGGTCTCGAGAAGGTGCCGGTGGCCGTGGCGTATGACGTCGACGGCGAGCGGTTCGACGAGATGCCGCCCGACCAGAGCGCGTTCCACCACGCCACGCCGATCTACGAGTACCTGGACGGCTGGTGGGAGGACATCACGCACGCGCGGACGTTCGACGACCTGCCGGTCAACGCGCAGCGGTACGTGGAGCACCTCGAGTCGGTGTCCGGCACGCGGATCTCGGCGATCGGCGTCGGACCGGATCGCGAGGCCACGATCCCGCGGTACGACCTGCTCTCCGGCTGA
- a CDS encoding aldo/keto reductase yields MEYRLLGRSGAAVSSLALGTMTFGRETDEAGSHAQLDEYVSAGGNLVDTADVYSGTESESIIGRWLAARGAAARDDLVIATKGRFPTHGDPNALGLSRKHLTQALDASLRRLQTETIDLYQVHAWDALTPLEETVRTLDDAARAGKIRYWGLSNYTAWQLTKAHDLATTRGWLAPVTLQPQYNLLVRGIEAEIVAAVQDAGMGLLPWSPLAGGWLTGKYSRDEPPAGASRLGEDPERGMEAYAKRSAQERTWRVIDAVRSVADSVGATPAQVALAWLLGRPAVTSVILGARTLEQLRGSLAVVDVVLSDEQVRALDDASDPGFDDYPYGPAGENQRSRRIDGGR; encoded by the coding sequence ATGGAGTACCGCCTGCTCGGTCGGAGCGGCGCCGCCGTGTCGTCGCTCGCCCTCGGCACGATGACGTTCGGACGGGAGACCGACGAGGCCGGGTCGCACGCGCAGCTCGACGAGTACGTGTCCGCCGGGGGCAACCTCGTCGACACGGCCGACGTCTACTCGGGCACCGAGTCCGAGTCGATCATCGGGCGCTGGCTCGCGGCACGCGGGGCGGCCGCGCGCGACGACCTCGTGATCGCGACCAAGGGCCGCTTCCCCACGCACGGCGACCCGAACGCTCTCGGTCTCTCGCGCAAGCACCTCACGCAGGCGCTCGACGCCTCGTTGCGCCGCCTGCAGACGGAGACGATCGACCTGTACCAGGTGCACGCCTGGGACGCGCTGACTCCGCTCGAGGAGACGGTGCGCACGCTCGACGATGCCGCCCGCGCCGGGAAGATCCGGTACTGGGGCCTGTCGAACTACACGGCCTGGCAGCTCACGAAGGCGCACGACCTGGCGACGACGCGGGGCTGGCTGGCGCCCGTGACGCTGCAGCCGCAGTACAACCTGCTCGTCCGCGGGATCGAGGCCGAGATCGTCGCCGCGGTGCAGGACGCCGGGATGGGTCTGCTGCCGTGGTCGCCGCTGGCCGGGGGCTGGCTCACCGGCAAGTACTCGCGCGACGAGCCGCCCGCCGGGGCGTCGCGCCTCGGTGAGGACCCCGAGCGGGGCATGGAGGCGTACGCGAAGCGCAGCGCCCAGGAGCGGACGTGGCGGGTCATCGACGCCGTCCGCTCCGTCGCCGACTCGGTGGGTGCCACTCCCGCGCAGGTGGCGCTCGCGTGGCTGCTCGGACGGCCCGCCGTCACGTCGGTGATCCTGGGCGCTCGCACGCTGGAGCAGCTCCGAGGGAGCCTGGCCGTCGTCGACGTCGTGCTCTCGGACGAGCAGGTTCGGGCGCTCGACGACGCCAGCGACCCCGGCTTCGACGACTACCCGTACGGCCCGGCCGGGGAGAACCAGCGCTCGCGGCGGATCGACGGCGGACGCTGA
- a CDS encoding ATP-binding SpoIIE family protein phosphatase gives MTTTTPASGDEFTPEEFFTTFAASDVAFFVLDVVDGEPRIPWVNRGFTELTGHDLDALRHDARAIFNGMPEKSARDSFKRSVLDGDGLMIRALCYTRDGAPFWGRFVISPVRPGRAIIALRDITDDMRALDDDAMLFVTERRVRLGLDAVSRVSDLLIDVEDAGTLRAVTHLLSGVVVRWSAFFAADGGMHPIDGLEPSSSDRRGRSIWHGSPDPVLRLLEGSRVEEIELSLEEEPAPFTATGDLVTALRRHADLPDDVTSVVVLPVLGRVESLGVMVLVPLEDADGRHTVARLVARRVGMAIENARLLQREHLMAETLQRAMLPEQAEVTGLDVWTYYSPNAEHAQVGGDWYDVLYVNPDTVGVVVGDVVGHDMEAAAAMGQLRSVVRSYACELVDPGTVLSRVDDLVASMRLARSASLVYGALTPVDQESGRWRFDYSRAGHMPPLLVRDGEVTQLDGAAGVLVGFGSVRRATAGVDLVAGDVLVFYTDGLVERRARALRAGIAELVETCRTLGANGADDAAGVGEALLAAFAEEPEDDVAIVVVRIPRCDQREIDPGVRSWRIELEPDVRSTARAREAVVRVCDEWGVRDAPAAELVTSELVANAVMHGWGRVALRLRATSSGLRVEVEDGNPTPPTLLGGHASGLGGFGMQIVERLADWGWRPSGHGKVVWALVRPRSGEEDPLAGLRG, from the coding sequence GTGACGACCACCACACCCGCGTCGGGCGACGAGTTCACGCCCGAGGAGTTCTTCACGACCTTCGCCGCGAGCGACGTCGCGTTCTTCGTGCTCGACGTCGTCGACGGCGAGCCGAGGATCCCGTGGGTGAACCGCGGCTTCACCGAGCTGACCGGCCACGACCTCGACGCGCTGCGCCACGACGCGCGCGCGATCTTCAACGGGATGCCGGAGAAGTCGGCGCGGGACAGCTTCAAGCGCTCGGTCCTCGACGGCGACGGGCTGATGATCCGAGCCCTGTGCTACACGCGCGACGGCGCCCCGTTCTGGGGCCGGTTCGTCATCAGCCCGGTGCGGCCCGGCCGAGCGATCATCGCGCTGCGCGACATCACCGACGACATGCGGGCACTCGACGACGACGCGATGCTCTTCGTGACGGAGCGGCGGGTCCGTCTCGGCCTGGACGCGGTCTCGCGCGTGTCCGACCTGCTCATCGACGTCGAGGACGCCGGCACGCTGCGCGCCGTCACCCACCTGCTCTCCGGCGTCGTCGTGCGGTGGAGCGCCTTCTTCGCCGCCGACGGCGGGATGCACCCGATCGACGGGCTCGAGCCGTCGTCGTCGGACCGGCGCGGACGGTCGATCTGGCACGGGTCGCCCGATCCGGTGCTGCGGCTCCTCGAGGGCTCCAGGGTGGAGGAGATCGAGCTCTCCCTCGAGGAGGAACCGGCGCCGTTCACGGCCACCGGCGACCTCGTCACGGCCCTGCGCAGGCACGCTGACCTGCCCGACGACGTCACGAGCGTCGTCGTCCTGCCCGTCCTCGGGCGGGTGGAGAGTCTCGGCGTCATGGTGCTCGTCCCGCTCGAGGACGCCGACGGCCGGCACACCGTCGCGCGTCTGGTCGCGCGGCGGGTGGGGATGGCGATCGAGAACGCCCGCCTCCTGCAGCGCGAGCACCTCATGGCCGAGACGCTGCAGCGGGCGATGCTGCCGGAGCAGGCCGAGGTCACGGGCCTCGACGTGTGGACCTACTACTCCCCGAACGCGGAGCACGCCCAGGTCGGCGGCGACTGGTACGACGTGCTCTACGTGAACCCGGACACCGTCGGCGTGGTGGTGGGGGACGTCGTCGGGCACGACATGGAGGCGGCTGCGGCGATGGGCCAGCTGCGTTCCGTCGTCCGCTCCTACGCCTGCGAGCTGGTGGACCCCGGGACGGTGCTGTCGCGGGTCGACGACCTCGTGGCCAGCATGCGCCTGGCCCGGTCGGCGTCGCTCGTGTACGGGGCGCTCACCCCGGTCGATCAGGAGTCGGGCCGCTGGCGCTTCGACTACTCACGAGCGGGCCACATGCCGCCGCTCCTCGTCCGGGACGGTGAGGTGACGCAGCTCGACGGCGCCGCCGGGGTGCTCGTCGGGTTCGGTTCCGTGCGCCGCGCGACGGCGGGGGTCGACCTCGTCGCCGGCGACGTCCTGGTGTTCTACACGGACGGGCTCGTCGAGCGGCGCGCCCGGGCACTGCGGGCCGGCATCGCCGAGCTCGTCGAGACCTGCCGGACACTCGGGGCGAACGGCGCCGACGACGCCGCGGGCGTGGGGGAGGCGCTGCTCGCGGCGTTCGCCGAGGAGCCGGAGGACGACGTCGCGATCGTCGTCGTGCGCATCCCGCGGTGCGACCAGCGAGAGATCGACCCGGGCGTGCGCTCGTGGCGGATCGAGCTGGAGCCGGACGTGCGGTCCACCGCACGGGCTCGCGAGGCGGTCGTGCGCGTGTGCGACGAGTGGGGAGTCCGGGACGCCCCGGCGGCCGAGCTCGTCACGTCCGAGCTGGTCGCGAACGCCGTGATGCACGGGTGGGGCAGGGTGGCGCTCCGGCTGCGCGCGACGTCGTCAGGGCTGCGCGTCGAGGTCGAGGACGGCAACCCCACGCCACCGACGCTCCTCGGCGGTCACGCCAGCGGTCTCGGCGGGTTCGGCATGCAGATCGTGGAGCGGCTGGCGGACTGGGGCTGGCGCCCGTCCGGCCACGGCAAGGTCGTGTGGGCGCTCGTGCGCCCGCGCTCGGGCGAGGAGGACCCGCTGGCGGGACTTCGCGGGTGA
- a CDS encoding ABC transporter ATP-binding protein, which produces MVNSSGATTAVALEGVDVTRSGTHVLHGVDLAIPAGSITGLLGPSGAGKTTIMRTIMGVQAHVTGSVTVLGRAAGHPELRRLIGYRTQDPSVYADLTVGENLRYFASVLRLTDVAGEVDRALARVDLVSMRDRLTSRLSGGQHSRVTLAAALLGSPPLLVLDEPTVGLDPVLRDSLWTLFAELAAEGHTLLVSSHVMDEAQRCDRLVLVRDGRILADDSPEGLRAATGTPSVEDAFLALVQGGRHAA; this is translated from the coding sequence ATGGTGAATTCGAGCGGGGCGACGACGGCGGTGGCGCTCGAGGGCGTCGACGTCACCAGGAGCGGGACTCACGTGCTGCACGGAGTGGACCTCGCGATCCCCGCGGGTTCCATCACCGGACTGCTCGGGCCGTCCGGGGCCGGCAAGACGACGATCATGCGCACGATCATGGGCGTGCAGGCGCACGTCACGGGTTCCGTGACGGTGCTCGGGCGGGCCGCCGGGCACCCCGAGCTGCGCCGCCTCATCGGCTATCGGACGCAGGACCCGAGCGTCTACGCCGACCTCACCGTCGGCGAGAACCTGCGCTACTTCGCGTCGGTGCTCCGGCTGACGGACGTCGCGGGCGAGGTGGACCGGGCGCTCGCCCGCGTCGACCTCGTGAGCATGCGGGACCGACTCACGTCGCGCCTCTCCGGCGGGCAGCACTCGCGGGTCACGCTCGCCGCGGCGCTGCTCGGTTCACCCCCGCTGCTCGTGCTCGACGAGCCGACCGTCGGCCTGGACCCCGTGCTCCGGGACTCCCTGTGGACGCTCTTCGCGGAGCTCGCGGCCGAGGGTCACACGTTGCTCGTGTCCAGCCACGTCATGGATGAGGCGCAGCGCTGCGACCGCCTCGTCCTCGTCCGCGACGGCCGGATCCTCGCCGACGACAGTCCGGAGGGGCTGCGCGCCGCGACCGGGACGCCGTCGGTCGAGGACGCGTTCCTCGCGCTGGTCCAGGGCGGGAGGCACGCCGCATGA